The sequence AATCTATTACCTGCATGAATTTCCATGACATGATATGTTGATGTTCCTCCACTGACATTTGGAATACTCTAAAATGGGTTGCTTGTAGAAGAATGACAATTTCACAAACCTTTCAATACATCCAGACAGTCGTATCACGGGTTCACCAATTGGTTGAATCAGTGAACCAGTAAGCTTGTATTCATGTCTCCCTTTGTTCAAAATACAATTAATGGagcattaaaaaataacagGACCCAATAAAGCTCCTTACAACTGGCTTTTTCCACTTAAATGAAGAATTACTTAATTCTAACTAAGTGCATTGAACAGACATTTGACTCTTTCCATCATGAGTGAGCAACTTTGTGGAATCATATACTTAAAGTTGACAGAACATTTGAATAGTATTTGAATGGCAATAATGTGAACTTGCTTAGTGTCTGCAGCTGTGCCATGGCTTTAAAATCTCAGCTGAATGAAAAGTTGTAGAATGTCTCACCATTTTTACCTTGACGCTACTGAAAATTACCTATTTTCCCTCCAGTCAAGAACTGTTCAATGGTcaatattacttttattatctcaaaaatgaattattgtgGCTGTCAGTTGAACTTTGAATGATAACATTCAAAGCATACATTTCTTCGACGCTAGGAAAAGGATTTCTTAATGTCTGTTTACACATCCCacaacataacaataacaacaacaataataataatacattttatttgttggcaCCTTTCcaacactcaaggtcaccttacacacaaatgcatcatAATATATATTCCATATAGCAGTTGTGACACAAATAAGTCAGGGCTATGGATCAGGAGGATTGGTAGTTCACCCATTAATCTCTGGTTTCTGTAGTCCATGTGCTGAAAGACAACAAACTACCATCAGTGTATCATAAaagtgctgtgtgaatgtgagttgAAAAGGGTGAATGTCGCTTGTAGTGTAAAGTACTAAGTGGTTGGTAAAACTCGAAAAGCAACATAAAAATGGAGTCCATTTGCCTTTTACTATTTTGTGATGTATGATTTAGTGTATTGCAGTGGCTGTTACTCCTCTCACAGAACTAGTCTCAAACACCGGCTGTATTTTCTAAACACACAATCAATCACTTCATGAACTCAAAATgcaaatttgaaaatgtatcaGACATTTAAAGCATTATGATGCATTTGACAgctgctggaaaaacaaaacttactctgtgtgtgtgtttttcttttgtttttaattggtcTCAGGAAGCAAGTCGGTGCCAAACATTCaggtatatacattttatttaggcaGTTTCTGTGAATAGCATAGTAGAGTACTGAGACCAAGGTGGGGGAGGTGAGttgccttgattttttttttgggtgggtGGGGGTTGTTTTAAGATAGACAAGATTGTGATGAATGTCAGGTTATAACAGCTTCACAGCTTCAAACAACAAACCCTCATAGGAACCCACaaaatgggttagggttagaacttAGGGTTAAGTTCATCAGACAGCTTCCTTATAAGTCACATGTATCCTTTTGAGACTGCCAGCTCTCATATCACTTCAGCTTTTACCCACTCTGTCAATGAACTGGATTGACAAGAAGGAAGAAGATGAGGGAAATAATTAAAGGAAAAGTCAGTAATTCATTAATTACAGATACCAAAGAACAATAAACCTGCAAATAGTTGTGATTGGTAATCATATTCATTGTCTaatgttttatcctccacatgagggtcacaaggGGCTGCTAGGGCCAGTCTCAgatgacatagggtgaaagttcatcgcagggccagtatttagagacaaacaaccactcattctcacattcacacctacggtcaatttattGTGTCCaaataacctctgcatgtttttggactgtaggaggaaactggagaacccagggAAACCACATGCACATAAGGGAAGAATATAGGCAATCTGACTGCATTTGCAGTACCTTCGTTTTCTTTACCCCAAAAACTATAATACATGATGAGATAAATATGCTAAATGTGCTGCTATTTGGGGAACAGAGATGGTGAAAGTAAATTGTGATTCACATACTAAGCAATTTAGTGGAATATAACTGTACAACATCAGGATTTGATTTTTGTGTGGCACATGAGATACTTGTATTTGCATCAACATTTGTATCAACATGTGATGTTCTTTGCAAAAGTGGAAGTTGAGTTGTTGATTTTATACTTTTTGTCACTCAGTTGTAATCTTCCCTTTGCATGGAACTATTTTCCCTCAGAAATCTGGAGGGAGATGATAAATATACAAATGAGCCAAGACAATTATCCAAATCAAAATGTTACTTCAAAGCAAGTTGTTCAGTAATGCAACATTCCTTGCTAAATGGCATATTCATAGATGTGTAATCTTACACAGTTTGACTTTTCTAGAGCTGTTTCAACACTTGTCACATTCAAACTCACcacaatatgaaatatttataaatgaagTGTTACTTTTATTAACTCTGTCATTTAGGGATTTGAAACTTGATCGTCTGATGTGTGCAAAATGTCCAAGCTAGACGTCCAAGTAGTTTCACTAGTGGGAGTTGAACATATTTGCTTGCATTGCACAACAGTGCCACTGTAATTACCTGACATATGAAGTGCACTGCTGTTCTGAAATACTCTGCTGCACATTACAGTTTCTTGCTATGTGCAACCTGATTTAGACCTATAGCATGTTGCCACAGCACATTTCCAACAAACTCATTATAACAAATTAATTTGGCAAATCACAGCAGTGTTGGACATAATTCCAATGGCTGCTGGTGCAGAGGCAGAAAAGTAAGGgtgggtgtgtttttatgttgctggCAGGATTTTAGATGTAAGCAGCTACTGCTTACAGTAGCTGCTTACATGTTGAGCATGTTACGATTAAATTAATCCATTCTGTGTTGCATCAACAAAGTAGgatttttgaagttttttttttcttctgaaatatatgtgccatgctttattGTAATGAGGCTTTCTCTGCTGTAATCTGGTTAGAAACAGAGTGTTATATTGGCATCTAATAATCTCTAGCAGTGAGTTTGTCATGGCAGTAATTTTCACCTTCACAGCATTTTATAATTCCAGTCAGAAGAAATGAGCTCCTGCCAGTGGGAGGCCTTGTTCTATCTGATTCCCCAGCAGAGGCCCATCTCTCTGCAGCCTGTGCACAGTGGCTGGCATGACAGACTGGCTGGTGTAAAAACCAATCCACATGCAGACTCATTTCTAATGATTAAGTCAGTGGAGTACAATTCTACTTCAGCAAAGAAATGTGTTCCGTTTAGAAAACACTAGTCATTAAATACTCATTACTTGTTGCTGGGTTGACGGAAATAAATGATTAACTGACAGTTACTGGTAGACCTAAAAAGGTAGAATGTGTACATCTAATTTCACagcatgtatgttttttttattatgtgatatgtatttattaatgtataGGTTGACATCTTTGCAGGCAGAAGATAATGAGGGTTGATTGCAGCACATTgacactggtgggcacatacaGCCTTAGCTGTATGTGCATGGCtgcttaaaatgttttatattgagCACATTCTAGACTAATCTAATcacatttaatctaatctaagatAACAGAGTAATGAGTTTCTTCTTAGTCACTTGATTTGGGAAATAATAAGTGCTGCTATAGTTATGCAACGACAATATCAGACCTCTGCACACACTCTTGATTCACACTATTCGCCACAGAATTAAGTGTGATGATATATTGGATCATAATGAATAGTAAACAGCACTGCACcactaatttaaataaaaatgggcATTGTTTATGAATCAATGGAggcatgggggaaaaaaattgttgaaaacacaagaaatcaATCACTTTAAAAGTATAAAGCATTGACACATACACTTTCTGATTGTTGCTTTGGTGTCTTACAGTACAGAAACTACTGAGTCCTAGTGAAGTCAACATATGGTACTACTTTTCAAATGTTCATGACTCAATATTTGTGTATTAAGACATTCCAGGCTTAGGATTTCAATGGGTGAAAAGCTTACAAGAATATTATGGAATTCAGTTTGAATGGGAGACAGATGCTaagttcttgtttttcatttccagcCTCCAGTGTAGAAGTATTAGCTTCTGTGAAGTTTAGAAATCTGGGACAGTCCAGGGTTAGGGCGCTAACCAAAAGCTTGTTCTATTCCACAGAGGGGCAACACTGACAATTAATTAAGCTTTTAATTCATCTTGCACTTGGTCTTGTGTTATTCAATGAACATTGTACTGTTTAAATAGCTTAGCTTAGCTGCAAataatgattcttttcattatcAGTTGTCTTGATTTATATCCAAGCTACATCTTACAATAGTTTGTGTGGCCACGAGTCTcaattcatttttcaattttataacacaaaaatcacaagCAGCAATAgtgcaaatgtcattttaattactTTAGCATTGAAACTATTTTGGTGTGAgccaaaaatgaaaactgtatcAATCTATGCCAATCTATTGTATGTGGTTACTAAAttatattctttgtttttctctttgttgcagagaacacaaacagcagatgaACTATGAATGCTGAACACAATGATCTCCTCCCTCCAGCACCAGACAATGAAAGGTCGTAGGCTGAAGGGGGCACTGTCCAACCCCCTCTTTGTGCTGCTTTTGGCCCTTCAGATCCTGGTGGTGGCTGGGCTGGTTCGTGCTCAGACCTGCCCTTCAGTCTGCTCATGCAGTAACCAGTTCAGCAAAGTCATATGCACTCGCCGCAGTCTACGGGATGTCCCAGATGGCATTTCCACCAACACTCGCTACCTGAACCTCCAAGACAACCTCATTCAGGTCATCAAGGTGGACAGTTTTAAACATTTGCGCCACCTGGAAATTCTACAGCTGAGCAAAAACCACATCCGGAGCATTGAAATTGGCGCCTTCAATGGGCTGGCCAGTCTTAACACCTTGGAGCTTTTTGATAATCGGCTCACGACAATCCCCAATGGAGCCTTTGAGTACTTGTCCAAACTGAAGGAGTTGTGGCTACGGAACAACCCAATTGAAAGTATACCATCATATGCCTTCAACAGGGTCCCCTCACTTCGAAGGCTAGATTTAGGTGAGCTCAAACGTCTCTCTTACATTTCTGATGGAGCATTCAAGGACTTGAGCAACCTGCGTTACCTGAACCTGGGAATGTGCAATCTCAAGGAGATTCCCAACATCCTACCTTTGGTCAAGCTTGAAGAACTAGAAATGTCTGGAAACCAGCTTGCTGTAATCAAACCTAGCTCATTTACAGGATTAGTGAATCTCCAGAAGCTGTGGATGATGCATGCCCAGATCCAAACTATTGAGAGGAATTCCTTTGATGACCTTCAGTCACTGGTGGAGCTCAACCTGGCTCACAACAACCTTACCTTTCTACCACATGACCTCTTCACACCATTGCATCGCTTAGAGCGGGTCCACCTCCATCACAACCCCTGGAACTGCAACTGTGATATAATGTGGCTCAGCTGGTGGCTGAAGGAAACTGTACCTGCTAATACCAGCTGCTGCGCCCGTTGCCATAGTCCTACAGTTTTTAAAGGTCGCTACATTGGGGAACTGGACCACAGCTACTTCCAGTGTGATGTTCCTGTCATTCTAGAGCCACCCAGTGACTTGAATGTGACAGAAGGCATGGCTGCAGAGCTTAAATGTCGCACAAACTCACTGACATCCATCAGTTGGCTTACACCAAATGGCTCATTGGTGACCCATGGGGCTTACAAAGTGCGTTTGTCTGTACTCAATGACGGGACACTGAACTTTACTAGCGTCACAATGCAGGACACTGGGACCTATACCTGCATGGTTAGCAACACAGCGGGCAACatctctgcctctgctgtcCTTAATGTCACCTCTGTGGAAAACAGTGGGGTGACCTATTTCACCACAGTCACTGTGGAGACCATTGAGACACCTGGTGATGATAGTCAAACGCCACTTCCTCCATTTGGCTGGGTGTCATCCTCAACAACAAAAGGTACTCCTGTGTCAACGAGGACCACAGAGCGGACTTACACCATTCCAGTTGTTGATCTGGATGGAGATGGAGCCCTCAATGGCTTGGATGAAGTAATGAAAACCACAAAGATTATCATTGGCTGCTTTGTGGCCATCACACTCATGGCTGCTGTTCTGCTGGTTATTTTCTACAAGATGAGGAAACAGCATAACCAGCAGGATCCTGATGGTCCTGCCTCCTCTATGGAGGTCATTACTGTTGAAGAAGAGCTTGCAGGTGTTGCTGCCATGGAGAGACACCTATCGCTGCCCCCTCTGGAGCACTACAACCACTACAACACCTACAAGAGCACTTACCACCACCAGCCCATGCTGAGTACCATACACAGCTCAGCCACACAGGAACCTTTACTGATTCAAGCTTGCTCAAAAGACAATGTACAAGAGACCCAAATCTAATTTCTAAGTTTGACTAAATATCCAGTATCAGCAGTTTCCTACAAACACAATGGaccaaaacatgaaaacaccatAAAGGAAATTAAAACGACATTGACTTGACAGAGTTGATGTTGATAATGGTGATTGGCAAAGGGACGACATGATACTTTAACACATGTCTTTACAAAAGCAaagattatttattaaaatatgtctCGTGactaaattaagaaaaaaaaaacaaattgtgatagctttttagcttattttatttctctctctttctatgtGTGTAAATCTGCACAAGGGAAAGAATGGTTTACTAAAAGTGAATTTGGACTTCAAATACATCCCACGTGAAACATATTGCTGAGTTTGGCCTTATATTAAAATCCATGTTGTGtcattaatttaatattttgatttgtgtggttgttgtggttATTTGCTAGTTGTTGAATAAATTGTGTCAATTTTAGCAGAGCATTATGAGACAAAACATAAAATGGGTTTATTTTCATTGCAGTATATTCTAGCTGTCAGTCAAGACAAAATGGGATCTTTTAATGACACAGCCCTGGATGATATCACAGTGAAGCCAGCATGCCTAAGGAGCAAAGCAACCAAATGAGTAAATGTGCATTTCCCCTGTGGCTCCTAAACAACAGACATACATCCTTCACTTTAATTAAGATTAAGTTCTTGCAcccactcctcctcctacaTTTTCTTTACGCTTCATGTTTACTACTTCTTTCTTTCGACTACTCCTCTGTGCCTCTATCTCTAAATCCTCCATCTTCCCCTGTCTACCCTTGCTCTGCTTCCTACCCACTGTCTTTTCCTCTGTGTCCCCTTGCTTGTTTGAttgtctctctgtcacttttCTCAGTCACGTTCCTCACCCCTCCGCCATAGCTCATTTGTCTCGCTTTATCCGTCGGCATGTGCCGTACGACGGCAGAATATTGCTTGGGAAAATGAAGGGGAGCATAAGGCTGCAGTCTGTAGCCTCTCCGTTAACCCAGCAATGATCTACGTTGTCCACTCAGTGTCATGGTACCTTGCCATCACCCCAGGGTCACACAATCTTGGAAGCTGGTAGTCCATCTGTTACTACAGATAAAGAGGCAAATGAGGCTACTTTGTAATATAGTGTGACCCTGTCAGGCTAACACAGACAGGGCTAACATAGTCAGTGAAGCAACTagaaacctggaaaaaaaatatataaaggGAGATGGGTTATAGCTCATTAATCTGTATCAGCAGTTCATTTGCAGACTAACAGAGGAAAGCTGATAACAAAACAGCGTGAGACTTTTCCATTCTCCCTTTGCCCAACATCTAACAGGGAGTGGAGGCCTTTGATATTGAAGCGACCCCTGCTCAGTCTCATCTTtgtcagagaaaaacacacactttgatgGTGCATCATTTATAGACCATCCAAACATTGTATCTCCTGTAGTCTGTTCACGCTTTGCTTTTTCATTTAGTCTCTCAAAGAGGAAGGCTTGAAGAAGGGGGAGGTAAGGATAAAAAAGTGAAGAATAGAAAGAGGGGGAGCCAGACGCACAACGGTCATGAGGAGTCTTCAAACAGAGATATTGCAGATATGAAGAGAGCGGAGTGAAAAATAGATAAGGAATAAGGAGGCAAAACTAGCCATCAGACTGTTGCCAAGGAAACAGTGACCTTGTACAGAAAGCAAGAAGAGGTGGATTTGCCGTTATCTTTGGTCTCTGTGCAACCAGCATTTTTTAAGCACATTTATCATAAGCAAATTTCCTTTCTGGCAATTACGCAAATGAAAGTAATTATCTACAAACCTGGTATAATTAAACAtgattgtgatatgatttaACCTGTACATGGAATCAACGTGGCAGACAAATGCCAGTGCTCATCTGCTAGATTTGTTCTTACATTTTCCACTGTAACAGGGGAAGATGGACAAAGTTAGAGGGAGCAAAGTTTACATCTGAAGACTGGTCACATGTCTTGAAGTAGAGATGGATGAAACTGCTAATAGGGCAGTGACAGCTGAAACAGACACATTCATCATTAGCCTTTCATTGGCCATGAATGACAAGAATAGTACAGTCAATGGGTGAACCATTCTTTCCCTTatccttgttttctttcagtgCTCGATTCCTTTTCAATGCTTTTGGTGGCTTAATGACTAAATGTCGACGCTGGCTACAGTGAAAAAAAggttgagattttttttatatatacatacatacatatataaatataaatatacatatatttcgGGAAGAGGAATGTGAGTAATGATTGGAATATCTCTGTTTTGGTATTTAATTGCGCAGGATGACTCATGTGAGATATTTGGATGCCAGGATGAAATTAAGAGTGACATGCAGAATGTTGGACTTGAAATACCAGCAGAGTGAGCTTGATTTTTGTGCAAAACCCCAAGCCAAGGTGATCAAATTCCTGTGCGTTATTCTGCCAACTGTCTATGTATTGGGAGGGTTACTGTATGTTGgaattttctctctcatttttgGAGAGGATAATCATTAAATGGTGAAatttctacaaaaacaaaatattttcaaaaacatattagaaaaaaaaaacttgagatCATAATTTTACATGTGCTTcaattgttaaaaaaagacaaaaaacaaaaacaatgaaaacaaaaaacaaaaaaacgaaacaaGAGACTTGTGCTTGTAAGGAGTCCAACTCATTTCTCTGAGGATGATGTTCAATTATTGATACCTGAGATTGTAGTTCATtctgtacaaataaaaattgcaattcttttttttttccaatggaTTTCATGGAATGTATTGTTCACAGACGGTGTCACCATTGTGCCATCTTTGCTCCATttgcacatgaaaacatttatagAAATATTCAAACAAAAAGGATTACTAAGCAGCTCCCAGAATGCTGAAGTGAGGAGAATATGCTGTGAGGAAATGTGCTGTAGCTTTTTTATGAGGTCAGAGGAGGGAATTTGATAActgagaggaaaaggaagagtgATCTTTCTGTATAATACATGGGGAGTTGAATTCTTTTATCTAATTTGAATCACTCCATCTGTCTAACAGAAGCATCTCATTCATGCAGGCAAATTTGAGAATTCCATATTCAGTAGCACAATGGGCCTCTCAAGCTCTCTCTGCTGACTCAATATGATGAACGAAGGCCCTGAAAGAGCCATGAAGAACTTTGCCACAGTCATACAACCACAAGTCTAACAGCAGATTCCAGCCTTAGAGTCATGTAAAATGGTGTTTCATGTTCAATCAATGAAACTGGAACCTAGGATCTCAGACAACCACaattggtatttttttttttttaaaaaagccaaaTTGCACAAAATGGTTTAGATTGCCTTTGGGATTACTCCATTTCATTCTCAAAGTATTTGATGGCTGTCTGACAAAATGGTGTGAGGAAATTGCACCATTAGGTTTTGTTTAGAAACATAGTGGCAGGTATGGTCAGTCAAGAATACTATTGTCtgttgtgacaaaaacacaacaacgtTAATTATTCCTTGATTTATGCTGAGCATGATCCAATCTCAATGATCCAATTGAACAGAAATGTCAATGATTTCCATGTAATTATATAGTACATGCAGATGATTGTTCTCCCACATAAGCTGTTCAATTATTTACTATGAAATCAATGTTGCGAACTGTTGCGAACTGAGTACAATTTCATGTCCTTATTTTTAGTACATTTCATTCAACATTATCTGGAAAGGTGGCACAAAAATAAAGAACCCTTGCTGTTCTTCTGTGTTAGTAAAAGATTTCAAGAATCTGCTATTCAGGCAATTACAGACATGGAACAGGTTAGCAATAAGAATCTGAACTACCAAACAGTATTGCATGGTGATTTATACAAGGACATCACATCTGAATAAACCATAGTTTGTCAAGTATGTTACTTTGTACTCAGGGTCTCCTCAGTGCTTCTTTCTGAAAAAGTGAAAGGTACTACAAGGAAAGCATTTATAATTCATATTCcaatataataaataagactAGTGTGTCAGCAATTATTAGGGCACGAGCGCACAACATGCATAGGACCCTATAGAAACTGAAGGAattgttatttaaatttgaaaccCGTTATTCTGAAatgatattatattttttttgtgtcactgcacTTGAGCCAGTCTATTAGGTTGAGCCAGTCTGGTGAGGTTTTGGGAAATGGTGCACCTCAAGGCTGTTGAAAACAGACATTAATTAgtcaataatattattttgtaaggCGTGATTTCTAGgtatttttaatgttacaaCATCTGTGATTTAATGATTGTTCTGTTTTCACTTTGCTCAGAGGTGGAAATATctcttaaaacattttctgctgcAGAGTCAGTGTGAAGGCTGCTTtggattttgttgttgtgtaacaAGTTTTTACCAATGAACAGACTAAAATGGAAAGTTATTAGGATCTAAaatggagaggaaaacacattttaaatgaaaatgtctaatttatttaaatcaaggGCAGCAAGACAAGTTGCTGATGACAATGAAGACCCATTTACAACAAGAAGTATGCAGAATTGTTAGTTGTGTAGCTTTACTTTTCAGAGCATGTGTCATAAGACCACTGGCAGTGCTACATTGTTATCCAAACATAGGTCATATAAAGAATATTAAATACAAATCGGGCTAATCAAATATTATGCTGCTCTTTTAAATCTGCTTTTTGAAATGTAGTATGAGCACTGCCAAGCACATTATTAATGCCGACACTCAACCTGGGACACATGCTGGTAAGCAGGGAAACAAGGAACAAAACAGACCTTAGCTACTTAACAAAAAGCTCATCTAATAGTTTATATGCTTGCTTAAGTccatgataaataaacaaatatgtttGCAGCCTTATCTTCGCTTTTTTATTTGGCTGGAAACTGTTTGTACACCACTTACTAAAGTCCAGCATTTTTAGTTCACATgaactgctggtctactgctgcatcatttgttatgttttgtgtcacttatgcaaatctgaaaatgttttcaaacaccaaagtcacaaaataacacatttaaacttattGATGGGTGAACTATTTTCCTGCTCTGTGGACTTAAGTGCAAGGactgagcagtttacaaagcaaaacaagatTACATTTCTAGTTGGAAAATATTCTCTACTCTGTAGCAGCAATTATTTTCTTAAGATACCACAGACTTAAGCAGGCATAGGTTGTATTAGGGGAGCCTGTTGGCAGCTACGTTTTCAGTGAGAACAAGAATCCTTGTCGCAGGATGGTTCTTGGCGACAGGAGCACGCTCGTCACTAAGTGCTTACGCAGACACTTCAAAATACTGAACTGTTACTTGTAAAATGAATCATGCCAAGGTCTTCTGTCTGATGCACTGCATGTGAGCCTCCACATATGTTGCCTTGTCAGGAATTAGCTCTTAaagtaaaacacacagtaatgtatttttaacatttaaaccaaaAAAGCATTAACATATAGTGGAGAGAGTTGTCTACACCATGGGTCTGTACTTTGTCTCGAATAAACCtctctgcttttgtgtttgaaaaaggCACattgaccaaaacaaacaaacacaaacagagaattTAAGAAAAGTTCTGCTCTGAGAGGAGACAGGCAGGTCAACTAGACAACCCAGCAAGCTGTCAAACAGATAGTTTCCAGCTTGACTACTAATGTATATAATCAAGCATCTAAAAATCACCTGTCAGCCATTTGAAACACAGAATTAAGGTAATAGAAATGCTTGAAGGTGTGAGTAGAAAAACCTTGCCAGTGGTCATCAAAGGACCATCCATACTATGTGTTCCATTTCAGCAAAGATTTGCACTTTTGTTCACTTGTATTTTGATTCTgttctcacaaaaaaaaaatgtgatgaatgCTAGACAGATAGTGAACACAAACTCCAGTACAATGTGTCTTAGGAAATGTGTGGCTTTACTGGGGATTGTTTctgcaaaactgaaaaaaccCCACAATACAAGCATGTCTGAATATGAAGCAGACACGGTGCACATTGTTATGTCTTTGTGGGTTTCTACTTTAGAGTACATGGTAAGTATGACGAACAAATGGACACATCTTTATGTTTGGAACTGTATTGATTTACTGAAGCATCATTTTCACATGTGAGCAACATACATGTCATTGTATC is a genomic window of Solea senegalensis isolate Sse05_10M linkage group LG7, IFAPA_SoseM_1, whole genome shotgun sequence containing:
- the lrrc4cb gene encoding leucine-rich repeat-containing protein 4C, encoding MLNTMISSLQHQTMKGRRLKGALSNPLFVLLLALQILVVAGLVRAQTCPSVCSCSNQFSKVICTRRSLRDVPDGISTNTRYLNLQDNLIQVIKVDSFKHLRHLEILQLSKNHIRSIEIGAFNGLASLNTLELFDNRLTTIPNGAFEYLSKLKELWLRNNPIESIPSYAFNRVPSLRRLDLGELKRLSYISDGAFKDLSNLRYLNLGMCNLKEIPNILPLVKLEELEMSGNQLAVIKPSSFTGLVNLQKLWMMHAQIQTIERNSFDDLQSLVELNLAHNNLTFLPHDLFTPLHRLERVHLHHNPWNCNCDIMWLSWWLKETVPANTSCCARCHSPTVFKGRYIGELDHSYFQCDVPVILEPPSDLNVTEGMAAELKCRTNSLTSISWLTPNGSLVTHGAYKVRLSVLNDGTLNFTSVTMQDTGTYTCMVSNTAGNISASAVLNVTSVENSGVTYFTTVTVETIETPGDDSQTPLPPFGWVSSSTTKGTPVSTRTTERTYTIPVVDLDGDGALNGLDEVMKTTKIIIGCFVAITLMAAVLLVIFYKMRKQHNQQDPDGPASSMEVITVEEELAGVAAMERHLSLPPLEHYNHYNTYKSTYHHQPMLSTIHSSATQEPLLIQACSKDNVQETQI